The Synechococcus sp. HK05 DNA segment ACACACAGCCCATTGACAAGGCACTGATGTGTCATGTTGAAGTACAGCCCGCACATCTGGCGTCGGCGTGACCGGGCTAGCGGGGGAAGGGCATCCCTGGCGGTACCACTCCAATTCCGCCCGGAGCTCAGCATCCCCCACTGGAAAGGAAAAACACAGGATTGGTGCACACCCGGGCCTGTTCGATTGCACAAAAGCTCGCCAATCATTCCGCTCGTGAACCTCCGCGCTGGAACAAAAGCGCACCAACTCCAAGCCTGCATCCAAACAACCCTGTAACCAAACGGCCAGGAGTCGGCCCTGATCGGGAGATTCAACACGCAGGCCAGCAAATCCAGGCACACCAAGCAGGGGGGATTGCAGCTGACAATCCAAAGCTGGCCCAGCAGATCCCAAACAAAGCGTGCTGCCGAGGCTGGCAAGCTGAGCGGGAGCAGCCAGCCCGAGCTGAGTTGCACAATCAGCCCAAGTGCCTTCATGGGGTTGCAAATAGCCGTTGGTGGCCTGCTCTAACTGCAAACACGAGGCCCGCACCCCGAATTGACGTAGCAATTGGACGCGGGCTGGATCGGGATCCCACACCCGCTCCAACGCAGCCAACTGCAACAACTCGCGCGCACCGCAAGCTCCAGGGTGCACATCAGCGAAGTTGAGGGCCAAAGAGCCGTGCAGTGCCGCGCCGAAGGGCTCCAGCTCCAGAAAACACCCCCCCTCTATCGGACAATGCTGTGCCCAAGCATGGGCAGCCCAGTGGTGGAGATTTCCACCTCGCACGTGGATCACAACGGTCGCCGCTGTGGCTTGCCATGCCTCAGCAAGAGGTTGTGAGCCCGGCAAAGCCGCAATACGCCGCCAATCCGCCTCAGAGAAACCGTACTGGATCCACAACAACAACTGGTGATCAGCCGCCGGCCCCTGGCTCCCGCACACCATCTCAGCCAGATCGCCCCAGGGATGCGTGGCCGCTCGATTGGGTATGGGCTGACCCAGCCAACGGTTTACGGCACGCTTGATCTGCCCGCGGCGGCGGCTGTGTGGAGCCAGCGCTGGTGGATCAGGCTGACGCATTAGCCACTGCTGCACACCATCACGCTGATGGGGATGCATCGCCAGAGCCCGTAACCGACGCTCCAAGCGCCGCACCTGAGCAGACACCGGGGTCGACCGTGCCTGCCGATGGCTACGGCGATGCTCGGACTTCACAACAGAGGAAAGGATGCTGCGGAGCTCGGTCTCCTCACAGTGGGGCACCAGAGCATGCAGTTGCTGAAAACCCCTCTTTGGATCAAACCAGTGGCTGTAATGCACCACCTGCAGGGGTAGGCCGGCACTGTCGAGAACAACGCTGCGGTTGTGGTGCCACCACAGCCGTTGGCCTCGCCATCCATCCATCCCTGTGGCTTGGTGGTCGCGTTGCACCAGCGACACGATCACCTCTCGTGGATCCCGCACAGCCAACACCACCTGCAGTGGCATGGCCAACTGCTCACAAGCAGCTCGCCAAAGCGGCAACAGCACACTGCTCCGGGGATCTTTGATGACCCATGGCGTGTTGTGACACTCTGCCTCCAGCAAACCCGTCAACTGGCGCAGCGCTTGGCGTCCTCGCGGAGAATCCAACCAAGCGTCGGGAAGAGGCCGCATGCCGCGGGGCGAGGGCCACCATCGATCGAAATCGATCAACAGTTGCTCCTGAAGCGCCGTTACATCCGCGCGTTCGAAATAACCCTCTGGGTTGTGCGCATCGCCAACAAGGAGTGGTCCGGGCATGGCGATGCCACAGGCTGAAAGCAGGGACCCAAGCAGGGATGTCCCACTGCGATGCATGCCCACAATCAACAGCAACGGGGCCGATGTCATACGCCGTAGAGCTGATGCTGCCAAGCAGTCCAACGGGGGTTCACCGCAGCGATCCGCTCCAAATCGAGCTCGGTCAAAACGGATTCGGCAGAAGCAACCGGAGACTTGCGATTGGCCTCCGGTAGATCACCAAAGGCCGGCGTACCTGAGGGTAGAACCGGCAGTAAGTGCTGGTTGAGATCCTGCTGCAGAAACTCAAGGCGCAAGGCCGTGACCTGCTCGTCAACCTGGAAGTAGTGCAGCCACCAATCGGCTGCCACCCAGGTGCCGCCGAGCCGGAAGGAGTAAAAAAGGCCAGAGCGAACCGGTTCAAAGTCCAACTGCGGGCAATCCATGCGGCGACGTTTGTGCTCCCAGTCGCTAATCAACCACTGGTCGAGCCGGCGGGCAGTGATGAAACGGCGGCGATGCCCTGCCCTCCACTGGCTTCTGCGTTCACGCTGCTCAACAGAATCATGCATGAGCGGTTCATAAGGATCAACCGCGACGCCGGGCAACGCCAACTTGCGAAATAAACCGAGCATCGAGGTGCCACCTGTTTTCGGCAGGTGGAGCCATAGGAACGTGTCACCAACGATCAAGGCTCATCACAGGTGGCCTGGCCACTAGGTTAGTTCAAGGTGGCGAACCGATTTGGCCACAACACGGGATAATTCAAACCTGGTCCAGTAAGCCTTATGACCGCACGGCGGTGCATCCTGCACATCGGCATCTGCAAAACCGGTACCACCTCGATCCAATACAGCCTGGCGGCCAACAGAGAGGCCTTAGCCGATGCTGGGATAGTGGTACCCAGAACCCTTGGACCAACCCACAACCACCGGCATCTCACCTTGCTAGGGGTTGACGGCGATACAGAAGCCGGCCAACGGGAATGGGACGTCATGCGGCACCGCACTGCCGGGCTTCAGGCCTGTGGCTCGCTCAACGAAGCGAAGCAATGGGTGGAGCGATCACTGGCCGCTGAACTAGCGATGGTTCCAGCATCAAGCTGGGTGGTGTTCAGCTCCGAGCAACTCTCCCAGCGCCTACTGACTCACAATGCCGTCCTGCGCCTGCGACAAGCCTTGGAGCGCATCGGGTTTGAAACGGTACGGGTTGTGGTGTATTTGCGCGAACAGGTTGGCCTATCGATGAGCTGGGAATCGATGCAAGTGATCGCGGGTCACACCGTCCAGGATCCTCTAGAAACACCATCAGCGTTTAACCATCAAGAGCTGCTCGAGCGATGGGAAGGCGTTTGGGGACACAAATCAATGATCGTTCGTACCTACGCACGCCCTTTTCTACACCAAGGCGATGTTGTGAGCGACTTCGAGCTACACGCATTACCGTTCGCAGGAGAATACCTCAAAGCGAGCAGGACAGTCAGAAGAAACGAAAGGCTTGGGCAGCGAAGCATCTTGCTGTTGAGACAGGCCAATCACTGGCTTCCAAAAATGCTACCCAGACCTGTCGTTGAGCCCGCAAGAAGAGCGCTGGTGCAGATGAGCAGACTTCACTGGATCAGCGGCAAGCCCGAAAAAGAGGTGAAGCCAGCCACATTTAGAGCGCTAGCCAAACAGTTCAGAGATTCAAATCAGTGGGTTGACCAAGCCTATGGTACGCATCTAGAGGAAAGCTTTGGAACTACATAACAAGGAACAGTGAGAGCGCCCTATAGCGAGGACGGCAGCAACCTATAATACTTTAGACCTGAGCGACGGTGGAGTGCAGAATATTCAGCACCTCAGCAGCCTATATGCCGCTGGCAACTATCAGGGATGCATCGCATGCTGCGAAGAGATCCTCAACAGCAACCCCAACGACGATCTAGCCTTCAAGTGGGCGGGCAAGTCACTATTGGCCGTCGGCCAGATTGAACAAGCGCAACAGTGCCTGACAAGGGCGCATCAGCTCAACCAGAGTGATCCTGAGATCTTAAAAGATATTGGCAACTGCTTACTCAACAAAGGTAATTACGAGCAAGCCGCTGGTGCATACCAGAGAGCCTTGAGACTTCAGCCTGATTACGCACCTGCCATCTATAATCTAGCAGGCGTCGCACAGCTCAGTGGAGATCACAAAAGAGGGCTCGAACTTTTTCTGAAGGCCGTTGAACTCGACCCCTATCTACGCCAGTCTTGGCTGGAAGCAGCGAAGTGTGCGCTGTCCATGGGCCAGTGGGATACCGCTATCACGCTTGCATCAAAGGCTGTAGCAGTTAATCCCTCTCAAAAGGGGGCTTATCAAGTAAAAGGTGACGCCCACAGAAGCAAGGGCGAGTTGAACGATGCATTGCAAGCCTACCAAAGAGAATCTGAGCAAAACCCAGAAAATCCAAAAGCGTTAATCAACGCTGCAGACATTTTGCATACACTAAATAAACCAGAAGAAGCGATCAGGCTACTAAGAAGGGCGCTAGAACTGAAGCCAGATGATGTTTTGATTCTCTCAAATCTAGGTTGCATGTTAAACGCAGCAGAGCGCCACGAAGAAGCTGCACAATGCTGCCAGCGATCAACGCTCCTCAATCCGAACCATGCAGAATCATATGCAAATTTTAGCCTGGCTCTGTTTAATCTAGGCAGGCTTGATGAAGCCTTAGCTACCAATATCAAGGCTGTTGCCTTGCAGCCCAATAATCCAGGTTTTCTAGCCAATCTTGCGGTAATTTACGAGGCTCGTGGCGATCATGAACTAGCAATCAAGCATCATCGTCAAGCATTAGCTCTCGCTCCATTCGATCAAGAAGCCCACACAGGTCTCGCTTGTATCTTGCTGGCAAAAGGCGAGTTCTCACTAGGCTGGAATGGATATGCATACAGAACTCACAAACCACAATGTCGTGATTTACCAGTTTGGGATGGCAGCAGACGGGAGAAAGTGTTGGTGATCGGCGAGCAAGGCGTCGGGGATCAGATTCTCTACGCTTCATTAATTCAAGAAGCTCAGTCAATGTGCGAGAAACTTGAAGTGAGAGTAGATCAGCGACTGGTGCCACTCTTCCGGCGGTCGTTTTCAGGAAACATCACAATTGACTGCCTCAAGACTCTAGAACAAGAGACATCTTGCGATTCTCACATCGCTATTGCTGATTTAGCGAGACTATTTAGGCATGAGGTTTCCGACTTTCCTGATAATAGTCATGGATATCTCCAGGCAGATAGTACTCGTTCAGTCGAATTAGCAGAAGATCTTCGAGGCGGATGCAACCACAAGCTTATCGGCTTGAGCTGGAATTCTGAAGGCAGAGGATATAAGAATAAAAGCAAGTCGATTGCTCTACAGAAGCTAGCAACTGCGCTTCATCAGATCGACGCCAAGCTTATCTGCCTCCAATACGGCAACCATCACGAAGAGATTAGTTCATTGCGGAATGCACATGGTATCAACATTGAAACCGTTGAGGGTTTAGATTTATACAATGATATTGACGGAACTGCTGCACTGATCAACGCTTGTGATGCAGTAGTCTCTATCTCGAATATGACCGCTCATTTAGCAGGTGCACTAGGCAAAGAAACACATCTACTAGTGCCTCGCAGTCCCAATTTCTGCTGGGGATTAGAAGGCAATTGTACCATTTGGTATCCGTCAATAAAGCTCTACCGGCAAAACCGTACTGGAGATTGGTCAGAAGCAATTGAAGCTGTTGCTGATGGACTGTCAGAAATAGGCAAGACAGCTATGAGGAAAGGGGACAAAAACAAGTCTTGCTGATTGCGCTATTGCTAGCACTTTCAAGCCCTATAGACAGGATGACCGGTTACAACATTATACGAGTCTATTTCAAGCCATTTAGATAGTTGCTTAGGTGTATTATCTTCATGACAGAGTGCATTAATGATCGGCCCTTAATAAGAGTGGTCGTGACTGATCGGGCATGTCGATGATCAAGCTGCCGACGCATGAGGGTCGGTAAAGGTCATGATCGTTACATTAAGTACAATCGTGGGATCGCGGGCTTCTTGCAAATCAGGCCTATCCGGCCGAAGCCGTGATTTGCAGTGGAAGACTCTTCAACCAACGACATGTCTCATGGCCGCTGATCAGCCAAGAACTGAGATTCCTTGTCCAGTACATCTCTTAGGATACTATTGAGGCGACTGAGCTAGGAACCAGTCAAACAAAACAATCATTCCAACAAGTGAGATGTAATTAGATGAGCTGGCTAAGCTTACTTAGTACAACCCAGTTAGGATAATGACCTTCACTGTAAAGATAGACTAAGGCTTTTAGGCTCATCAATTGTTATAAGCATCAAAACTAGGGTGGCAACCGAGAGATTTCAGGCTGCCAGCGCTATGAAATGAATAACATCGTAAACAGATACTGAGCAGAAGAGCATTGGTTTTCATGTATTTGACTACAGAACATATTTGGAGCGGTACGAGCGGATCGGGTTAGCTTTTCTTAGGAATTCCTAGAAAGCAAAGAACAAGCGACATGTTAATAGGACATAAAAAAAGCCCCTCCGGATTGGAGGGGCTTACATTGGTAAGAACCGCTAAATCAGACAGCCACGAATTCGTTAGCCGTGAGAGTAACGGAGTTACTAACGCCACGGAGAATCGTGAAGTTGTTCACACTGCTATTGATGCTGGCAGCAGTAGCAGCACCAGAGATGAACTGGCCACCATCGTAGTTAGTCCACACTGCGATGTCAGTACCGTTCTGGTTGACGACGAACTGACCAAGCTCAGTAGCGTTGACCTCGGAGTAGAAACCACGGACGGCAAAGTTGCCAGTCTGATTGTAGTTTTCACCAAGGCTCATGTTCACGGCTCCAATGGTTGGAGCCTGAAGATCGTTACCGAAACCAGTGTCGAGAACGTTGTTACCAGAGCCGGCATTCCAGTCGGTAATGACGTCTGCACCGAAGGAAACCGTAATGAAATCACCATTAGTGATTACGGCATTAGCAGCGGTGGCAGCAGCGGTGGGACCTGTAGTGGGGGCGAGAGTCAGGGTGATTACGCCGGTAGAACCCAGTGTGTTGCCACCACCTAAGAAGCCCTGGCGGGCTACAACGGCATCAGAACCAGGGATGAAGAAACGGTTGCTGCCGGTGCCACCGGTGAGAACGTCACCAACGGCGTCACCAACGAAACCGACGGACAGATCGGCATCGAAATAAGCACCGATCAACAGATCATCGCCAGCACCAGCAACAATTTCATCGCGGCCAGCATAACCAGCAAGCCAGTTGTTGCCTTCGCCACCATCGATGAAGTCTTCGCCGCCACCACCGAAGATCGAGTCTTGGCCGTCGCCACCAAAGATTTCGAGGTCGGAGCCAGAGCCGTTAGTGATGTTGTCGTTGTTGATGCTGATGCTGCCACCGCGACTGATGTCGAGGAGAGCACCGCTTGCATCGATGATGTCGTTGCCGTCTCCACCGTTGAAGCTGGATCCGGTAGTTGTGGGATCCGAGACAATACCGACTGAAGGATTAAAACGGTCGGCCGATTGGGCGGCAGCTGTCAGGACGTTGAACTGACCAGCCTGGATTTGGATGAAGTCGTTTCCAAGTTGACCGTTAACGATCGAATTAGAGAACGCTTGGTTCTGAGGACGCAATTGGAAGCGGATAGCGTCATCGCCCTGACCACCAAAGATGGAAGCAGCGTTGAAGTTGCTTACAATTGTGGGGTTCGCGTCAGCGCGTTCATCCTGCAGGTTACCGGCAAGGATGAAATCAGCGCCCAGGTTGCCGTTGATCTTGGAGCTCTGAAGGCTTCCAATGTAAAGATCGTCAGAACCTTGACCACCCGAAATGGTGCTCAGAGTGGCAGCAAGGCCGATATCGGTGTTACCAATACGGTCATCGCCATCGTTGCCGTTGATGAAAGAGGTGGTGGCGATGTTGGTCAGACCAGCCGACACCGCAACGTTGTTGGTGATGACGTCAGCACCTTGGCCACCCTTAATTGTGACGGAGCGGGTGCCGTTGAAATTGATGGTGTCATCGCCTTCAAATCCTTCAGCAATGAAGTCGAAAGCGACGGTGTTTTGAGTATTACCGGTAATTACGGCAATGCTGTCGGCTTCCGGGGTGCCTTGAAAGGTCCAGGGTGCACCGCCGGTGCCTTCTTGAGTGGTAAAAGCCACAGTGTTGGTTGGGGTTGCTGGAACGCAGGTTGAATCTACGCGAAGATGCGTAGCATAGTCAACATAGCATGGGCCTACAGGGGACGGCATGTTGCGTGGCACAGACTTGTGATCGTCCCTGAGAAGCGTTGCCAGACCTGGATTTAAGAGCGAGAACCAATTAAGGGATCGGCACATCAAGCATCCTGCTTGTGCCGATTGTGCCAGCTTGCTGACAAATGGCGGACCACATGCTCTAGATGCGGCGCAGTGCATCCGCCTTATCGCGGAAGCCACCCAACAACAACTGGAGATAAGTCACATCGCGGAGCTTGATGCTCGCAACCAACGACATGCCAACCTGCAAGGGGAGAGTACGGCCACTTTTCAGCTTGAGTTGTTGATTGGCTAGTCGGATGCTTGCCGGATAGCGATAGATCTCACGCTGTTTTGATGGATCCGGAGGAAGTGCATCCGAGCCGATCTTGATCACAGTGCCTTCGAGAACGCCAAAATCGGTAGCCGGGAAAGAATCAATACTCACATCCGCTGGCATACCAACACGGACAAAACCGATGTCTTCTGTTGGGATTTCTACGCGAGCCTCTAATTTATCGTAGGGAACAATACGCATCACGATCTCGGTACTTTGAGCCGCAAAGCCTGTGGATTTAGGTTTGAGATCGAAAACAACGCCATCCACCGGCGCCTTGATCACTTGGTAGCGCAAAGACTGATTGGCTTCAGCCAGTTGAGACTTGAGAGACTCGAGTTCAGCTGAAAGCTGTTTCAAACCTTGTAGTTGGATCGCACGCTGCCTCTCTCCATCGAGAATGGTTTGCTCGAGCTGTCCGCGAGTTTCAGTGACTTTATTTTTCTGCTGGAGGTACTGCAATTCAGCTGCTGCACCCTCTTTCTCAAGCTTTTCATAGCGAGATAGCACTTCTTGATCAAGGCGTAGTCGTTCTCTTAAAATGGTGGCAGTTTTAGCATTGAGCTGCTCAGAGCGTTTTGTTTCATCAAGCTTCGACTCCAATTGAGCTTGCTTAAGTTGAATACTCGAAATCAAGCTGATCTGCTTCGCCTTATTCGCCTCTGTATCCAGCTCCAGCAATGGTTGCCCGGCTTTCACTTGCTCCCCATCCTTCACCAAGATCTGCTTGGTAACCCCACCCAAAGGAAGCTGAATATCCTTAACTGAACCAATCGGTTGGAGCCGACCTGTGGCCTGAACAATTTCCTCAGTTTTGGCGAAGGCAAGCCATGCCAATGCAAAAGCAGTCGTACCAACCAAGGTCCAGGTGAGTGAACGCATCCAGAAGGTGTGCTGGTTGAGCACCTTCTCATCTTGATCATTGGGCTGGATTGAAGATTCCAGCTTTTTTTGAGCGCGTGTGAATAATGAAGCTGGCTTGTTGAGTAAAGACCTCATTATTGAGCCTCCTGTTGGCGTGACAAAGCAAAATAGCGTCCGCGCTTCTCCATCAACTCAGCATGCGTACCCATTTCAACAATGGCACCTTGATGCATCATGATAATGAGATCAGCCCTCTTAATCGTTGACAATCTGTGGGTGATGAAGAAAACTGTTCGGTCATGAAGAGAATCGATAAGATTGTCACAAACTTGCCTTTCTGTTGCGTAGTCCAAAGCACTTGTTGCTTCATCCATCACCAGGAGCTTCGGTTCGCTTAACAGTGTGCGTGCGATAGCCAACCGTTGCCTCTGGCCTCCACTGAGAGCGGATCCTCGTTCACCAACAGATGAACTATAACCATCTGGGAGGTCCATGATGAAATCATGAGCACAAGCCAAACGGGCCGCGCGAACAATCTCTTCACTATCGGCGTCAGGTCGCGTTAAGGCAATATTCTCGCTCACACTGCCAGAAAATAGAATTGGCTCTTGAGGAACAATTCCAATCTGGCGGCGCAACGAATAAAGCTCAATTTTACTAATATCATAGTGATCAATTAAAATACGACCTGAATCTGGTGAATAAAGGCGTGGCAAAAGCTTCATGAGTGTGCTTTTGCCACTACCACTCTGTCCAACGATACCGACGAATGTACCACTAGGAACATGGAGATCAACATCCTTAAGGACTGGCATCTTACCCTTAACGAATGCAAACGTAACGTTCTGGAACTCAACCTCACCAGTGATCGGTGGCAGCGGAATTTTTGACTGATCAGTACTGTCGGATTCTTGTTTGGTGTCAATCACGTCAGCAAGACGCTCGAAGCTGATGCGAATTTCCTGAATGCTTTGCCAAGTTGACGATAGGCGCAACAAAGGCTGAGTCACGTTGCCGGAAATAATTCGGAAAGCAATCAGCTGACCTAAAGTTAAGTCGCCGCGCAAAACAAGAATGGCGCCAACCCACAGCACCAACAGTTGAGACAATTTCTGGAGAACAGAACTGGTTTCGTTTAGAGCCGTACCTGTCACAGTTTTCTCAAACGTTCTCTGAATGTAGCGTGAATAAAAATCTTGCCATTTAAAGCGGCTAACCATTTCCACATTCTGAGCCTTGACCGTTTGAATACCACTCATCACCTCAACCAAATGGCTTTGAGTATTCGCGTTCTGAATGGCTGCTTCTCGATATTGGCGCCTAAAGAGCGGAGCGCCGAGGAGGGTGAGGGCAATCTGGATAGGAACAACAGCAAGTGCAACGACAGACAGCTCGATGCTGTAAACAAGCATCACAACAATATAAATTACCGAAAAAGCAGAATCCAAAACCGTTGTTAGGGCTTGACCGGTGAGGAAATTGCGAATTTTTTCGAGCTCAGCAACTCGAGTACTTAGTTCTCCAACAGGACGCTTGTCAAAATAAGAGAGTGGAAGTCTAAGAAGATGGTCAATCACCTCAGCTCCTAGGCGTTGGTCGATTCGATTCGTAGTCTGAGCAAACAAGAAGGTTCGCAAACTGCTTAAAACGCCTTCGAGAATTGTGACCACCACAAGCGCAACACCAAGAATTTGCAAGGTGTCAAAGCTTCGCTGAGAGATCACCTTATCGATGATCACCTGAATTAATAGTGGGTTCGCCAGCGTAAACATCTGGACGACAAAGCTCGCGATCAGAACCTGAACAAGAATGCCCCGATATCGCTTCAGCGCAGGCCAGAACCAAGAAGGGCCGAATTTCTTCTCCTGGTTAACGTTAGATCGGTCAAACTGGAGGACACCGATTCCATCCGGATACGAATGTTCGATCTCTTGAGGACTTAATTCAACAATTCCATCTCGCGGCGATGCCAAGATGATCCCCTCTCGACTGCTCGCCATCACCAAGGCAAAGCTGTCTTTCCATTCCACAAGACTAGGAACCTGCAGCCGAGATCCGACCGAAGCAGGAACCTTGGCACCCATCACGTGCAAACCAAAGCTTGCCCCTAGCTCTCCGCAGAGCTGAAGCGTTGGCTGGCTGCCGCGTTGCAGCGTTTGACGCAGGCCTTTTTCGATCGCGTCTCGACGGAACGGCAGATCGAGTTGCTTGCACAACATCTGAAAACAAGCCAAGGTCTCTTCAACTGGACCCTCTGCACGGACGAGTTGCTGCTTCCACTGGTCTGAACCGATAGAGTTCAGGCCGCTGACTTCAGGGACTGCGGGGGCTTGCCCTATGGCCGGCTCTGGCGGTGCCTGGGAAGGGTCTCCTGAGGGTTCAGACGCTGCAGGGTTAGCTCGAGCCGCCTCAAGAATCGTTATCGGCAAACTCAAAAGTCGATAACCAAACGGTTTGGTTGTCTGACTGAGATCAGGCAGCTCACTGAAGGTTTCGATGGGCCAAGGCTGTTGGCTGGCAGGAGCACTGACCAGAAAAACCTGACGACCTTGGCGCTGAGCCTCTAACAAGGCCTCTTCGTGAGGCTGAACCAACGTTGCAGTCGCATAGGCGTCCGAAAGAACGCGCATCACCGATCCATCCGAACCAGCCGCATGCGATTGGACGGCTTGGATGAGCTGCGCCACCTCAGAGGGCCAGATATGGCTCTGACACCATTCGCGGAAGGCCGGTTCAGTCTGAAAAAGCTCCAGCACAAACCGATCGTCAAGGCTCGCCACAACCAAGGCCGAGGATGCCGTGATGTGTTCGCAGGGATTGCCGTGGAGAAGCGACGCCAAACCCAGCAGCTCACCCGGGCCCAAGCGCGCCAACGTGGCCAGTTTTCCTTGATCCGTGCCTAAGAGACGAGCCGTTCCCTCGAGGATGAACGACACCTTGGCCGGCAGACTGGATGGCAACACCACCAGTTGACCTAGGTCATAGCGGAGCAACTCGGCGTTGCTCTGTAAGAGCTGGAGGCCCTCAGAGCTCAGGCCCTGAAAAGCTGGTGCCTGCTGGAAGGGCAACGAGGGTGACTGAGTCATGCAGCGCTGCCTTCGGCCAAATGAGTCAACAAGGCCACCATCGTACGGTTTGTTTCTTCCAACACCCAGCTATCCATCAGCTCGTTGGTCATTTGTGCCGCCATGGCGGTGTCGAAACTGGCTGGCCGGTAGCTCTCCAGGCGAACCACCAACCACCAGTCGGCAATCTGAATCGGCATGAGCAGCTGGCCTGGCGACGACGTTCTCAGCCGTTCTGCCAGGGCAGGGTGAGCCTGGGTGAGC contains these protein-coding regions:
- a CDS encoding ABC transporter transmembrane domain-containing protein; this encodes MTQSPSLPFQQAPAFQGLSSEGLQLLQSNAELLRYDLGQLVVLPSSLPAKVSFILEGTARLLGTDQGKLATLARLGPGELLGLASLLHGNPCEHITASSALVVASLDDRFVLELFQTEPAFREWCQSHIWPSEVAQLIQAVQSHAAGSDGSVMRVLSDAYATATLVQPHEEALLEAQRQGRQVFLVSAPASQQPWPIETFSELPDLSQTTKPFGYRLLSLPITILEAARANPAASEPSGDPSQAPPEPAIGQAPAVPEVSGLNSIGSDQWKQQLVRAEGPVEETLACFQMLCKQLDLPFRRDAIEKGLRQTLQRGSQPTLQLCGELGASFGLHVMGAKVPASVGSRLQVPSLVEWKDSFALVMASSREGIILASPRDGIVELSPQEIEHSYPDGIGVLQFDRSNVNQEKKFGPSWFWPALKRYRGILVQVLIASFVVQMFTLANPLLIQVIIDKVISQRSFDTLQILGVALVVVTILEGVLSSLRTFLFAQTTNRIDQRLGAEVIDHLLRLPLSYFDKRPVGELSTRVAELEKIRNFLTGQALTTVLDSAFSVIYIVVMLVYSIELSVVALAVVPIQIALTLLGAPLFRRQYREAAIQNANTQSHLVEVMSGIQTVKAQNVEMVSRFKWQDFYSRYIQRTFEKTVTGTALNETSSVLQKLSQLLVLWVGAILVLRGDLTLGQLIAFRIISGNVTQPLLRLSSTWQSIQEIRISFERLADVIDTKQESDSTDQSKIPLPPITGEVEFQNVTFAFVKGKMPVLKDVDLHVPSGTFVGIVGQSGSGKSTLMKLLPRLYSPDSGRILIDHYDISKIELYSLRRQIGIVPQEPILFSGSVSENIALTRPDADSEEIVRAARLACAHDFIMDLPDGYSSSVGERGSALSGGQRQRLAIARTLLSEPKLLVMDEATSALDYATERQVCDNLIDSLHDRTVFFITHRLSTIKRADLIIMMHQGAIVEMGTHAELMEKRGRYFALSRQQEAQ